The following coding sequences lie in one Changpingibacter yushuensis genomic window:
- the rsgA gene encoding ribosome small subunit-dependent GTPase A gives MKRDTGTDDPRVRVRPGKASRPRTKIRPSFKEAVPARVVGVDRGRYHLRMEDGTQVTAVKARELGRGSVVVGDRVKVTGDVSGQKDTLARVVRVLDRTTELRRSTEEGDGRERVIVSNVDQMAIVTALAQPEPRTGMIDRCLVAAYDSGMKPLLVLTKADLAAPTDLVSYYDPLGVSWFVTEAQASERGLDQLLEALTGHNTVLVGHSGVGKSTLLNVLIPDADRATGHVNEVTGKGRHTSTSAVAFSLPEGGTVVDTPGVRSFGLSHVTSDNILRAFGDLAEVAEGCPRGCPHEADSLDCALSEVTDERLVARVASFRRLLSTR, from the coding sequence GTGAAGCGCGACACCGGTACCGATGATCCACGAGTCAGGGTGAGGCCGGGCAAGGCATCCCGCCCCCGCACCAAGATTCGCCCCAGCTTCAAGGAGGCCGTACCAGCCCGCGTAGTTGGAGTTGATCGCGGCCGCTACCACCTCAGAATGGAAGACGGTACCCAGGTTACCGCCGTCAAGGCTCGCGAACTGGGGCGAGGCTCCGTCGTCGTCGGCGATCGAGTCAAAGTTACCGGTGACGTCTCTGGTCAGAAGGACACCCTTGCGCGCGTGGTGCGCGTACTGGACCGAACCACAGAATTGCGCAGATCCACTGAAGAAGGCGACGGCCGCGAGCGCGTCATCGTATCAAACGTTGACCAGATGGCGATCGTGACCGCTCTGGCACAGCCGGAGCCCCGCACGGGTATGATCGATCGCTGCCTTGTGGCTGCCTACGATTCGGGGATGAAACCGCTATTGGTCCTCACCAAAGCCGATCTGGCGGCTCCAACTGATCTTGTCTCATACTACGATCCGCTGGGCGTCTCATGGTTCGTCACTGAAGCCCAAGCCAGCGAGCGTGGGCTAGATCAACTACTTGAGGCTCTGACCGGGCATAACACTGTGCTCGTCGGGCACTCCGGAGTAGGAAAATCAACTCTCCTGAACGTCCTCATCCCAGATGCTGACCGCGCCACAGGCCACGTCAACGAAGTGACGGGAAAGGGGCGCCACACCTCAACCTCAGCCGTCGCATTCTCCTTGCCTGAAGGCGGCACCGTTGTGGACACCCCCGGGGTACGCTCATTCGGGCTATCTCACGTCACATCAGACAACATTTTGCGGGCATTCGGTGACTTGGCCGAAGTAGCAGAAGGCTGCCCCCGCGGCTGCCCACACGAGGCCGATTCCCTCGACTGCGCGCTCTCCGAAGTCACAGACGAAAGGCTCGTGGCGCGGGTGGCATCCTTTCGAAGGTTGCTCAGCACACGCTGA
- the hisN gene encoding histidinol-phosphatase — protein MESLTRIADDLAFASSIIDRVDQLTKDRFGASDLQIETKPDLTPVSDADKSAESLIRSMLGRSRSRDSVYGEEEGGSLDHGGRRWIIDPIDGTKNYVRGVPVWATLLALEEDGEIQLGIVSAPALKRRWWAGKGLGAFTGTSLGNAKRIHVSGVSRLEDSSFSYSSLSGWAERQQLRAFLRLSETCWRTRAFGDFWSYMLVAEGAVDIAAEPELEIYDMAALVPIITEAGGTFTSLEGEPGPWGGAAIATNGLLHAQALEMLNSISDSQ, from the coding sequence ATGGAATCACTCACTCGGATTGCCGACGATCTGGCTTTCGCATCCTCAATCATTGACAGGGTTGATCAGCTGACCAAAGACAGGTTCGGAGCAAGCGACCTTCAGATAGAGACCAAGCCGGATCTAACCCCCGTCTCCGACGCCGATAAGTCTGCGGAATCCCTTATCCGATCCATGCTGGGCCGCAGCCGTTCACGCGATTCCGTCTACGGTGAAGAGGAGGGCGGATCGCTGGATCACGGCGGCCGCCGCTGGATCATTGATCCCATTGACGGCACGAAGAACTACGTACGCGGAGTGCCGGTATGGGCTACGCTCCTAGCGCTTGAGGAGGACGGCGAAATCCAGCTGGGGATCGTTTCTGCTCCCGCCCTCAAGCGCCGCTGGTGGGCGGGGAAAGGGCTGGGAGCATTTACTGGAACCAGCCTCGGCAACGCGAAGAGGATTCACGTCTCAGGTGTTTCCCGGCTAGAGGATTCCTCATTCTCCTATTCCTCGCTTAGCGGTTGGGCTGAACGCCAGCAATTGCGGGCATTCCTGCGCCTTTCGGAAACATGCTGGCGCACGCGCGCCTTCGGCGATTTTTGGAGCTACATGCTGGTAGCAGAGGGCGCCGTGGATATCGCAGCCGAGCCAGAACTCGAAATCTATGACATGGCAGCATTGGTTCCCATCATCACTGAAGCTGGCGGCACATTCACGTCCCTCGAAGGTGAGCCCGGCCCGTGGGGTGGCGCGGCGATCGCCACCAATGGTCTCCTCCACGCTCAGGCGCTGGAGATGCTCAACTCAATCTCCGATTCGCAGTGA
- a CDS encoding phosphoribosyltransferase: protein MTEEREVLTWNDFGVASRNLATTVWESDYYPDIIVCVARGGLIPAGAIAYALDQKSLLVLNVEFYTGIGTTLRDPRLVDPVPDNHGMSGKKVLIVDDVADSGRTLQFVHDICAQYTDQIRTAVLYEKPRSILSCDYVWHRTDKWISFPWSSLPPVNGEGNSEA, encoded by the coding sequence ATGACTGAAGAGCGGGAAGTCCTGACATGGAACGATTTCGGCGTCGCCTCACGCAATCTGGCAACAACGGTGTGGGAATCTGATTATTATCCCGACATAATCGTGTGCGTCGCCCGCGGTGGCCTCATTCCTGCTGGTGCAATCGCATACGCCCTAGATCAGAAGAGCCTGCTCGTTCTGAACGTCGAGTTCTACACAGGGATTGGAACCACACTTCGCGATCCACGCCTCGTTGACCCGGTACCAGACAACCATGGCATGAGCGGCAAGAAGGTCCTTATTGTCGACGACGTCGCCGATTCGGGCCGTACGCTTCAGTTCGTCCACGACATTTGCGCCCAGTACACCGATCAGATTCGCACCGCTGTGCTCTATGAAAAGCCACGCTCAATCCTTTCGTGCGACTACGTCTGGCATCGCACCGACAAGTGGATCTCCTTCCCGTGGTCATCTCTTCCCCCAGTCAACGGCGAAGGCAACTCGGAGGCCTAA
- a CDS encoding metallophosphoesterase family protein: protein MLILHTSDWHLGRTLHRADLTPAFELWCHHVIELVKERGIDAVLISGDVYDRGVPSTTAVTLFDATLSELSQLTTVIMTSGNHDSAQRLGFGSALMQDRIHIRTDSRCCGDPVEVRAKDGSLGALVYPIPYLDPDVERRRLASNPDDSGTYLDRSHEAVLRAALKRIEADAEGGEHAGADIARICMAHAFVTGAEASESERDIHVGGVDSVPSGLFRLGADGDATGPLTYVALGHLHSPQSVGLEWDPPMRYSGSPVAFSFSESRPKSSVLLHIEGSTVTTELIPAPVWKQVVTLEGPLELILSEPNRRYATSFVRCIVTNPARPRDMAAQIRSVFPDALEIQHRPEASVPPASSIPIASRDPFEVVGQFMEVAGNKEITPIEQAVLRDAWESARAQHYEAGGK, encoded by the coding sequence ATGCTCATTCTCCACACCTCGGATTGGCACTTGGGGCGCACTCTTCACCGTGCCGATCTCACGCCGGCATTCGAACTGTGGTGCCACCACGTCATCGAACTAGTCAAAGAACGCGGCATTGATGCCGTGCTTATTTCTGGCGATGTGTACGATCGCGGCGTCCCCTCCACAACCGCGGTCACCCTGTTTGATGCCACGCTCTCAGAGCTCTCCCAACTCACCACGGTCATCATGACATCCGGCAATCACGATTCCGCACAGCGCCTCGGATTCGGCTCAGCACTCATGCAGGATCGCATCCATATCCGCACTGATTCGCGCTGCTGCGGAGATCCTGTTGAAGTCCGTGCGAAAGATGGATCACTGGGCGCCCTTGTGTATCCCATCCCCTACCTCGATCCGGATGTTGAGCGCCGCCGGTTGGCGTCCAATCCCGATGATTCAGGGACCTACCTAGACCGGAGCCATGAAGCGGTCTTGCGCGCGGCACTCAAGAGGATTGAAGCTGACGCGGAAGGCGGTGAACACGCAGGCGCTGATATCGCGCGAATCTGCATGGCACATGCGTTTGTCACGGGCGCTGAAGCCTCCGAATCGGAACGCGACATTCATGTAGGTGGCGTGGATAGCGTGCCCTCGGGTCTGTTCAGATTGGGTGCTGATGGAGATGCCACCGGACCCCTCACATACGTTGCGCTGGGCCATCTTCACTCACCACAGTCTGTTGGCCTCGAATGGGACCCACCCATGCGATATTCGGGCTCTCCAGTGGCATTCTCTTTCTCGGAGAGCCGGCCAAAAAGCTCAGTGCTTCTGCACATCGAAGGTTCCACAGTCACAACGGAACTCATACCTGCACCTGTCTGGAAGCAGGTTGTGACGCTTGAAGGCCCTCTTGAACTCATCCTGTCAGAACCTAATCGCCGGTATGCCACCAGTTTTGTACGATGCATCGTCACAAATCCAGCACGTCCACGCGATATGGCGGCGCAGATTCGCAGCGTGTTCCCCGATGCGCTGGAGATTCAGCATCGGCCCGAAGCATCGGTACCTCCCGCCTCGAGCATTCCTATTGCCTCACGCGACCCTTTTGAGGTGGTCGGCCAGTTCATGGAAGTTGCCGGAAACAAGGAAATAACACCGATCGAGCAGGCCGTGCTTCGGGATGCGTGGGAATCCGCCCGGGCCCAACATTATGAAGCGGGAGGTAAGTGA
- a CDS encoding AAA family ATPase: protein MRLHHVEIRGIGPFAGRSVIDFDKLSVNGLYLLDGPTGSGKSTIIDSITWALYGKVAGGGDSTDTRMRSTHADPSLESFVDLVFSVDAGVYRVRRTPEWTKQGNKNPTAVSAKLWKLSEGALESGDFELGEVLEYKAQGVGVAITELIGLNREQFVQTIVLPQGKFAEFLKLSSKDRTALLEQIFDTSLYRTLTETLVARSGEAGQHMREAQDHFGDRISNLASALGVEAATRDEMVAQARTVELPSQATHLRLKLEEMVDQAASHAALADAESAQKQSQALAASDQLQAAVELEARLTRWTALTAQRAELTSQETSIVESERRLARHNQSQALMAYVAGLETSRNRLRAAEMAARTATRNPAGATEADLRTAEALLADLNTASGALTQLLEVQNAVVMDQERQREDQAQIKAIRAELEAAKLSQSELPQLIATATTQLQQANLLAATAPMCRTKLTEAKERAAKLAELTSQRESLRHQQVRAKEAAAQALASAQKVHDETEAWIASMSSLIAQDLKDGRPCPVCGSLEHPAPAPSSGIRADRASVEAADAQSKQARENLDQQDAVLQTLEREVAQLEVMVGSLTPQASEDAISAAQADLKAAEQARLTAEDLTASSNRHTKELEECTAIAQKAERDIAALEAATAERSTRIASSQLKLIEGQGPFASISERLTAHQEAVAAQRTATDLIRDVLTYRRQVAEAAESFSVALASSPFEDESEVRSASLPDHEAAQLKLTTEQYREHVRSVDQSLAEPDIAGLSGREQPHVQELQLAYQEASQAHKKAVELAAELNNTSTRANMLKEEASVAWHAWQAAYQDSGPVVRLAQLAQGTGPSLTKVPLGTYVLQQRFEKVVDRANEHLLDVSLGRYELARTDEKEKGSHQQKTGLGLVVIDHLGDAAGDITRSTRSLSGGETFYVSLSLALALADVVQSENGGIKLDSLMIDEGFGSLDSATLDQVMTVLTGLANGGRSVAIVSHVDELKKMIAEQISVIPQPDGSSQLRVIA from the coding sequence ATGCGCCTACACCATGTGGAGATCCGCGGTATTGGACCATTTGCGGGTCGTTCGGTGATTGATTTCGACAAGCTATCTGTGAACGGCCTGTACCTCCTTGACGGCCCAACGGGGTCCGGAAAGTCTACGATCATCGATTCGATTACGTGGGCGCTCTACGGCAAAGTAGCAGGCGGTGGCGATTCAACTGACACCCGAATGCGGTCCACCCACGCAGATCCTAGCCTAGAGTCATTCGTTGACTTGGTGTTTTCTGTGGACGCGGGAGTCTACCGTGTGCGGCGCACGCCTGAATGGACCAAGCAGGGCAACAAGAACCCCACTGCAGTCTCCGCAAAACTGTGGAAGCTCAGCGAGGGAGCACTGGAAAGTGGTGATTTCGAACTCGGCGAGGTGCTCGAATACAAAGCGCAAGGCGTAGGTGTTGCGATTACTGAACTGATAGGCCTGAACCGCGAACAGTTCGTTCAAACCATCGTCTTGCCACAAGGCAAGTTCGCGGAGTTCCTCAAGCTCTCCAGTAAGGACCGCACTGCGCTACTTGAGCAGATCTTCGATACCTCGCTCTACCGAACACTCACGGAAACGCTTGTTGCGCGGTCGGGTGAAGCTGGCCAGCACATGAGGGAGGCACAAGATCACTTCGGTGATCGCATATCTAATCTGGCCAGCGCGTTGGGCGTGGAAGCTGCAACACGTGATGAGATGGTGGCACAGGCGCGCACTGTGGAGCTTCCTTCCCAGGCCACCCACCTTCGCCTGAAGCTCGAGGAGATGGTGGACCAGGCAGCGTCACACGCGGCCTTAGCTGATGCCGAATCCGCTCAGAAGCAATCCCAGGCACTGGCTGCCTCCGATCAACTACAGGCGGCCGTTGAACTCGAAGCACGCCTCACCCGGTGGACGGCCCTTACGGCTCAGCGTGCAGAACTGACCTCTCAGGAAACGTCTATTGTTGAAAGCGAACGTCGTCTGGCCCGCCATAACCAGTCGCAGGCGCTCATGGCTTATGTGGCAGGACTTGAAACGTCCCGCAATCGCCTTCGCGCAGCAGAAATGGCGGCTCGAACCGCTACACGGAATCCCGCCGGCGCAACTGAAGCCGATCTACGAACAGCCGAAGCACTCTTAGCAGATCTCAACACGGCCTCAGGGGCACTCACACAGCTCTTAGAGGTCCAGAATGCCGTTGTCATGGACCAGGAGCGTCAACGCGAAGACCAGGCCCAGATAAAAGCGATTCGTGCTGAGCTCGAAGCTGCGAAGCTATCACAGAGTGAACTGCCGCAACTGATCGCCACCGCCACTACGCAGCTTCAACAGGCTAACCTCCTCGCGGCAACAGCGCCGATGTGTAGAACTAAGTTGACCGAGGCAAAGGAACGTGCGGCCAAGCTCGCTGAACTCACCTCTCAGCGCGAGTCCCTTCGCCACCAGCAAGTTCGAGCTAAGGAGGCAGCGGCCCAAGCCCTCGCGAGCGCCCAGAAGGTTCACGATGAGACGGAGGCGTGGATCGCGTCCATGTCCTCGCTCATCGCTCAAGACTTGAAAGATGGCAGGCCGTGCCCAGTGTGTGGATCCTTAGAGCATCCTGCTCCCGCGCCGAGCTCAGGAATCCGCGCGGATCGGGCATCCGTGGAAGCCGCAGATGCGCAGTCCAAACAAGCCAGGGAGAACCTCGACCAACAAGATGCGGTCCTTCAAACGTTGGAACGCGAAGTTGCGCAGTTGGAGGTGATGGTGGGATCACTGACTCCACAAGCATCCGAAGATGCGATCAGCGCAGCTCAAGCAGATCTCAAGGCAGCTGAACAGGCCCGGCTTACGGCCGAAGATCTCACCGCCTCCAGCAACAGGCACACCAAGGAACTCGAAGAGTGCACAGCCATTGCTCAGAAAGCCGAGCGCGATATTGCTGCACTCGAAGCTGCCACGGCAGAGCGAAGCACGCGAATAGCCTCTAGCCAACTGAAACTGATCGAAGGCCAGGGGCCATTCGCTAGTATCTCTGAACGCCTAACGGCACACCAAGAGGCAGTAGCTGCACAGCGTACTGCCACAGATCTCATCAGAGATGTGCTCACGTACCGCCGCCAAGTAGCCGAGGCCGCTGAGTCATTCAGCGTGGCGCTGGCCTCCTCTCCCTTTGAGGATGAGAGCGAGGTACGCAGTGCGAGCCTGCCAGATCATGAAGCTGCGCAACTGAAGCTAACCACTGAACAATACCGCGAGCACGTGCGATCTGTTGATCAGTCACTTGCCGAACCAGATATTGCCGGCCTGAGTGGACGGGAGCAGCCACACGTTCAGGAGCTTCAACTCGCCTATCAGGAAGCCTCGCAAGCCCACAAAAAGGCTGTGGAACTCGCCGCAGAGCTGAATAACACCTCCACGCGTGCCAACATGCTCAAAGAAGAAGCTAGCGTGGCTTGGCATGCGTGGCAGGCGGCTTACCAAGACTCCGGGCCCGTGGTGCGGCTCGCACAGCTAGCTCAAGGAACAGGACCCTCGCTCACCAAAGTTCCGCTGGGCACTTACGTTCTCCAGCAGCGGTTTGAGAAAGTCGTTGACCGCGCAAACGAGCATCTCCTCGATGTCTCCCTCGGCCGCTATGAGCTTGCCAGAACAGACGAAAAAGAAAAGGGAAGCCACCAGCAGAAGACGGGCCTGGGATTGGTGGTCATTGACCACTTGGGTGATGCCGCCGGAGATATCACACGCTCCACCCGTTCGCTGTCAGGAGGAGAAACCTTCTACGTCTCCTTGTCACTAGCGCTCGCACTTGCCGACGTCGTCCAGTCCGAAAACGGCGGAATCAAGCTTGACAGCCTCATGATTGACGAAGGCTTTGGTTCGCTGGACTCGGCCACACTCGACCAAGTCATGACGGTCCTGACCGGGCTGGCGAATGGTGGGCGCTCTGTAGCGATCGTAAGCCATGTGGATGAACTCAAGAAGATGATTGCCGAGCAGATCAGCGTAATTCCCCAACCAGATGGATCATCTCAGTTGAGGGTCATTGCGTAA
- a CDS encoding DUF6912 family protein: protein MRIYIPAANSDLSAPSLTPRIVHGVTRELEREFGDDEPEVFEAVAMNAAADDSVRLLAAKISKGIACASRRCVVVAVVPDADLAVPSTDELPTARLLKQAVAWDRVESIHVDDEELESEVRRAAMGDDEAFEIVADEDLMWYDVAERTALSVALAARDI, encoded by the coding sequence GTGAGGATCTACATACCAGCGGCGAATTCAGATCTTTCGGCGCCTTCTCTGACGCCGCGGATTGTGCACGGCGTGACCCGTGAGTTGGAACGTGAGTTCGGTGATGACGAACCGGAGGTGTTCGAAGCTGTTGCTATGAACGCGGCGGCGGATGATTCTGTGCGACTTCTTGCCGCAAAGATCAGTAAGGGCATCGCTTGTGCATCGCGCCGTTGCGTGGTGGTTGCCGTGGTACCAGATGCGGACCTAGCAGTGCCGTCCACTGATGAGCTTCCTACCGCTCGTTTGCTGAAGCAAGCCGTGGCGTGGGACCGGGTGGAGTCGATTCACGTAGATGACGAGGAACTTGAATCCGAGGTTCGGCGTGCCGCGATGGGCGACGACGAAGCCTTTGAGATCGTCGCTGATGAAGATCTCATGTGGTACGACGTCGCAGAACGCACTGCGTTGTCCGTTGCGCTCGCCGCTAGGGATATCTAG
- a CDS encoding Rv3235 family protein, with amino-acid sequence MSAITVRPNTALPIGTIAVQEEPTQMPSAANHPLPVTSPTRPWDRLKLTATEPTAPLFTSDSVDLASPLPEHVTNPEGMAGRVVLQAIEILLGHRPTTQLRHWLSAEVYGVLSRRAGLAQRIEGPAPRSRAPRVKSIHTSRPRNRVTEAIVIAHDGQRTRAAAVRLEYHRDRWLVVALEIA; translated from the coding sequence ATGAGTGCCATTACGGTGCGTCCGAACACAGCCCTTCCTATCGGCACCATTGCCGTCCAAGAAGAGCCAACCCAGATGCCAAGCGCGGCAAACCATCCGCTACCAGTAACCAGTCCTACTAGGCCCTGGGATCGGCTCAAGCTGACAGCTACCGAGCCAACCGCTCCCCTGTTTACTAGTGATTCCGTAGATCTAGCCAGTCCGCTGCCCGAACACGTAACCAATCCGGAAGGAATGGCGGGGCGAGTGGTACTACAAGCCATCGAGATACTTCTGGGGCACCGTCCCACCACGCAGCTACGCCACTGGCTAAGCGCCGAAGTCTATGGCGTTTTGAGCCGAAGGGCGGGGCTCGCCCAGAGAATCGAGGGGCCAGCGCCCAGATCTCGAGCACCACGCGTCAAGAGCATCCACACGTCCCGCCCGCGCAACCGGGTAACTGAGGCAATCGTGATCGCACACGATGGGCAACGCACCCGCGCTGCAGCCGTACGGCTCGAGTACCACCGCGACCGCTGGCTCGTGGTGGCACTCGAGATTGCTTAA